A window of the Haloquadratum walsbyi C23 genome harbors these coding sequences:
- a CDS encoding FkbM family methyltransferase, with translation MSLMRRLRHSLVGAIYAGYYRARDLNYTYGRPTQKTVGEVQFRSYELYNLHGRDELLLGLLERIENQDTVYDIGANVGVYTCAAASIGAEVVALEPNAEAREKLQQNIDTNGFDTTVLPVAVVDEDGTETFYLSSYPEISSLHRSNAKISGGSVIEQTNVETRTIDSIVGHHPQPDHIKIDVEGAGDDVLRGATDTLKTAMPTVYFEPHGDCRETRDFLHELGYAVEDLGEGLICTPR, from the coding sequence ATGTCGCTCATGCGCCGACTCCGGCACAGTCTGGTCGGTGCCATATACGCGGGATATTACCGAGCACGCGACCTGAACTATACGTACGGCAGACCGACACAAAAGACAGTGGGCGAGGTACAGTTCCGGAGTTATGAGTTGTACAATCTACACGGTCGGGACGAGCTCCTGTTAGGACTTCTTGAGCGAATCGAAAATCAGGATACTGTCTACGACATTGGGGCGAATGTTGGCGTCTACACTTGTGCCGCCGCTTCGATAGGTGCAGAGGTAGTTGCGCTTGAGCCGAACGCCGAGGCGCGAGAGAAGCTCCAGCAGAACATCGACACAAACGGGTTTGATACTACCGTCCTGCCTGTGGCGGTTGTCGATGAAGACGGTACGGAGACGTTTTATCTATCATCATATCCGGAGATTTCGTCGCTCCATCGTTCGAACGCGAAGATATCTGGAGGGTCCGTAATTGAGCAAACCAACGTAGAAACACGCACCATTGACTCCATCGTTGGTCACCATCCCCAGCCTGACCACATCAAAATCGACGTGGAGGGGGCAGGCGATGATGTCCTTCGCGGGGCGACGGATACGCTCAAGACAGCGATGCCAACGGTATACTTCGAGCCACATGGTGACTGTCGCGAGACACGGGACTTCCTCCATGAATTGGGTTATGCTGTCGAAGATCTTGGAGAGGGACTTATCTGTACACCGCGGTAA
- a CDS encoding DUF7437 domain-containing protein: MAQSPSRSDRPPIQQLQTVADLLEKPALSRLYAHILQHGPITVSELVNELGIPQGTAYDYVQNLQAAGLVEKTRKQRPYEYDAESIALTLSTDKETQTITPALIAAVARRDEDEDIDVYIERHGLDGLAVVLKYAYEYVDGTVNHRIAARELDLSPLEAEIILQALEPVVSEYADAVV; encoded by the coding sequence ATGGCGCAATCACCGTCCCGATCAGATCGACCACCGATTCAGCAGCTTCAGACGGTCGCCGACCTCCTCGAAAAGCCGGCGCTTTCTCGGCTGTACGCCCACATCTTGCAGCACGGTCCAATCACCGTGTCCGAGCTTGTCAACGAACTCGGCATTCCACAGGGGACCGCCTACGACTACGTGCAGAACCTCCAAGCAGCTGGCTTAGTGGAGAAAACCCGTAAGCAGCGCCCGTACGAATACGACGCCGAGTCGATTGCACTCACACTCTCGACGGACAAAGAAACCCAAACAATCACGCCTGCACTTATCGCCGCCGTTGCCCGTCGTGATGAGGATGAGGATATTGATGTCTACATTGAGCGTCACGGTCTTGACGGTCTTGCTGTCGTGCTCAAGTACGCCTACGAGTACGTCGATGGTACGGTCAACCACCGGATTGCAGCCCGGGAACTTGATCTTTCACCGCTTGAAGCCGAGATTATTCTTCAGGCGCTGGAACCGGTTGTGTCTGAGTACGCCGACGCGGTTGTATGA
- a CDS encoding DUF7342 family protein has protein sequence MTVVTRYGTPWISRLCVRVGVTTRYQPDYTRLLFEEIRTLIEENTREELRNELAAITEEIEEWQATYDVETWEELEQSLADGHLASDELHERRDVITRWEENLEDRRLIKHALVLYSDVEAAREQMRNVADRAMR, from the coding sequence GTGACTGTCGTGACGCGGTACGGGACGCCGTGGATCTCTCGGCTTTGTGTTCGGGTCGGCGTGACGACGCGCTACCAGCCGGACTACACGCGCCTGCTCTTCGAGGAGATCCGCACGCTCATTGAGGAAAACACCCGCGAGGAGCTGCGCAACGAATTGGCCGCGATCACCGAAGAGATCGAGGAGTGGCAGGCGACCTACGATGTCGAGACGTGGGAAGAGCTCGAACAGTCGCTTGCTGATGGCCATCTCGCAAGTGACGAACTTCACGAACGCCGTGACGTGATTACACGCTGGGAAGAGAATCTGGAGGACCGTCGCCTCATCAAGCACGCGTTGGTGCTCTACTCGGATGTCGAAGCTGCTCGCGAGCAGATGAGGAACGTGGCTGACCGCGCCATGCGATAA
- a CDS encoding winged helix-turn-helix domain-containing protein, whose amino-acid sequence MTEMWDDINEQVKADWKDDTTPFERVYEVVEQTHDGQSAAEIGERALVSEPTARRHCKSLVNTGFAETEPDGQTTLYKRNSDRVLMSRIRELREEVDRPELLDSIQEMKAEIRRYEDQYDVVSPEELAQQLEAGETKGWDDLTAWRTTRQNLAVAQAALAYDEASHQLAV is encoded by the coding sequence ATGACCGAGATGTGGGACGACATCAACGAGCAGGTCAAGGCGGACTGGAAAGACGACACCACGCCGTTCGAGCGGGTGTACGAAGTCGTTGAACAGACCCACGACGGGCAATCGGCAGCCGAGATCGGCGAGCGGGCGCTCGTGAGCGAGCCGACAGCGCGTCGCCACTGCAAGTCGCTCGTGAACACGGGCTTCGCCGAGACGGAACCGGACGGCCAAACGACACTGTACAAGCGCAACAGTGATCGGGTGTTGATGTCCCGGATCCGCGAGCTTCGTGAGGAAGTCGATCGACCGGAGTTGCTGGACAGTATCCAGGAGATGAAAGCCGAGATCCGGCGCTACGAGGACCAGTACGATGTGGTGTCCCCGGAAGAACTCGCCCAGCAGCTTGAAGCCGGCGAGACGAAGGGCTGGGATGACCTCACCGCGTGGCGCACGACGCGACAGAATCTCGCCGTCGCGCAAGCAGCACTCGCGTACGACGAGGCCAGCCACCAGCTCGCTGTATGA
- a CDS encoding DUF7437 domain-containing protein, whose protein sequence is MSRTSNRADGDIVQDFLSVADLLEEPQLAQLYAYLAREGEATVQDVMDDLEIAQGTAYSYVNRLVDAGVVDVTDDEQPRKYAAREIDLTVTTAAGDREYTITPALIDAVGHRETDADIDTYIDRHGVTGLATALTYAVARERGEVTHRLMAEDLEISPLAAEMILQALRPVVHEHYDIEEAGAGLNELDIDDGDAADDA, encoded by the coding sequence GTGTCACGCACCTCAAACCGCGCCGATGGCGACATTGTCCAGGACTTCCTCTCGGTCGCTGATCTCCTTGAGGAGCCACAGCTCGCCCAGCTGTACGCGTACCTTGCTCGGGAGGGGGAGGCGACCGTCCAGGACGTGATGGACGACCTCGAGATTGCACAGGGGACCGCCTACAGCTACGTCAACCGGCTCGTTGACGCGGGCGTCGTCGACGTCACCGACGACGAGCAGCCCCGGAAGTATGCTGCTCGGGAGATCGACCTGACCGTGACGACGGCCGCGGGCGACCGCGAGTACACCATCACGCCGGCGCTGATCGACGCCGTCGGTCACCGCGAGACGGACGCCGACATCGACACCTACATCGACCGCCACGGCGTCACCGGCCTCGCGACCGCGCTCACCTACGCCGTCGCTCGGGAACGTGGGGAAGTAACCCACCGGCTGATGGCGGAGGATCTCGAAATCTCCCCGCTGGCTGCGGAGATGATCCTCCAGGCGCTCCGGCCCGTCGTCCACGAGCACTACGATATCGAGGAGGCTGGGGCAGGACTCAACGAGTTGGATATCGACGACGGCGACGCGGCTGACGACGCGTGA